The Flammeovirga yaeyamensis genome segment AATCAAGAGAGTATAAATTTTATCATCAAATATTATTGGTTGATATTAAACTTATATTTAACTAAACGGTTAAACTGTGTTTGGGTTGCGGTATTTAAATTGATTAACAATAATAATTTAAATAAATAGAAAAAGGCTTCCTTTCGGAAACCCTTTTTCATCATCATCATCTATATATTAATCAAAGTGAGGTTGTTTATGGTTAACCTACTTTGTGATATATACTCCGTTGTTATATAATTGAGTGAGTGTATTGTTTAGATTAGAATCATCATCTAGTGGATTATTTTTTATGTTGAGATATTCCAACTGCTTTAACTGAATAAGTTGATTAGGAATTTTCTCAATCATATTGCTACTAATATTTAATTCTTTTAATTGATCTAATTGGGTAATACCCTCTGGAAGGTCTGAGAGTTGATTATCATAAATATCAAGTATTCTTAATTTACTAAGTTGTTTGATATTGATAAATCCTCTCAGTTTGTTATGATGAATGTAGAGTGCTTGCAAATTCTTTAATTCACCTAATTCATCAGGAACATCTTCCAAAAGATTAAATGAGAGATAGAGCTTAGTTAAGTTTTGTAGTTGTCTAATATCAGCATCAACCTCAGTAATCTGATTATGATAGATATCTAATTCTTTTAATTGCTTTAATGAAAATACTTCTTTTGGGATTTCCTGGATCTTATTTCGGTAAAGTATCAAGTTTTCTAATTGAGTTAATTGTCCAATAGACTCAGGAATTTCTGCTATGTTATTTGACGCTAGTAGAAGAACCTTTAATTGTTGTAATTGACCAATTTCTTTGGGAATAAAGTCAACAAATCCTTCATTAATAGATAAGTTGGATAACCTTTTCATTCTACAAATAGAGTAGGGGTCGATTAAAGCACTCGATCGATCAAGGTTTAAACTTTCAATTGATTTACACTTGTGGATTCTTTTGGTGTTTATCAAAGGGTTATTTCCAATACGAAGCACCTTAAGTTTCTTAAGCTTACGTAAACCTTTTGGTAACTGAGAAATACCACAATCACTTAAATCCAAATACTCTAGATTTTTAAACTTCTTTATTTTAATCCTTTTATCTGAAAAATCATTTTGAGATAAATTTAGATATCGAATATTTTCTATCGATTTTAAATCTGTTGGAAATTGCTTTAGTCGATGATTGGTAAATACGAGGGTATCCAAATTTTCTAACCCTACAATTTTATCTGGAATTTGATTTAAGTCAGTTGCACTAAATTTGATTTTATGTTCTTGATATGAAAGTGTAGTACAGTGACTTAATACCTCAATACGTTTTTCTTTTCTTCTTTTTTCATCTCGTTCTTTAATTCTCTGAGCAGAGGTTATATGATAACTATTTTTTAAAAGAGTCTTATGAAGTCGTTTAGATTTGAATGCTACTATCTGTTCAACCTGTTTGTGCTTGATATCTTTTCTACTTTCTTGAGCAAAAATAAACGAACAATAATTGATAAATAGGAGTGAAAGAAAAAGTTTGATATTCATGAAAGTTAGTTTTTTCGGGTTGTTGTAGATGAAATACAACAACCCGTAATATTTTATTTAGATAAAATTATAACTTAAAATGTACAGGTAATATTAGTCTTTGTTTTACAACTTGTCCTCTTTGCGTTGCAGGATGCCAATCTACCACAGTTTTTTCTACTGCAGCTCTTGCTACTTCATCTAGAGAAGGATGTAAACCTCTCACTACTTTTACATCTTCTGCTTTACCCTCTTTATTCACAATAAATTGAACATAAACTTTACCTTCAACATCAGTACGGGCTAATTCTTTAGGCCATTTGATATTTTGACCTAATTTGTCATAGAAAGCCTGCATTCCATTGGGTGCTCCAGCAGGGTTTTCAACCACTTCGAATATTTCTTCCTTATCCTGTTCAACATTAGCCATTTTACTTGCAAATTCTTTCTCTGCATCATAATCTCTTTCGGTATAGGGAAGAGATTTTATTTGAGAAATAATAGGTGATTTTAGAGCATCTCTAAAAGTCATTACAATAATACCGTCAACCTTCCCATGAAACATTACAGGCATTTTTGAAGTTTCCTTAATCACATTGATAGTTTCAATGTTTCCAGGTTCTAACTGATCAGATGTAATTGTAGAAGTTCCTTCCTCAAGGTTAGATGAAAATATTTTACCTTGAGTATCCCAATACGTTTTATCTTCAATATTAAAACCATATAATGTCTTAACGTTCACATCTTTCAATTGATCATTCATCGCTCTCACCTCATTATCGACGCAAGATTGAAGTACAACAATAGAACCTAAGATAGAAATAAGAGATACAATCGAGAAAGCACGTTTCCATTGTGCTGAGCGTTCTTGTTTTAGCATTTTAATTCTTGTTTTTACGGTGGAAAATTGAAATCCATGGCCGACACTAAGAGAGAGATCTTCAAAAAGTGATCGAACCATTAACTGACCGTATGATGCATCGTTAGTCATTTCATTCGCCTTTTTATCGGCAATGTATTCATGCTGCGTGCGCAGTGCAGCATCAATGATATATATCGCAGGATGGAACCAAAATAGAATTTTAATCAATTCCATCGCAAATATGTCAATAGAGTGTAGTTCTTTAACATGCGTTTCTTCATGTCTAAGAATCAGTAACTGCTCTTTTTTATTCAGTTCTTTTGAGTTATCCCAAAAGATATATTTCAGATAAGCAAAGGTTGGATACTTACCCTCGGTGAAAACCAAATGGTTTCCTTCAAATTTTTCCCACTTACTTTTCGAGATAAATCGTATTAATTTGATATTCGAAAAAATAAATCGAATAAGTAATGCAGAGGTAATTCCTATATAGAGCCAAAGTAAAATAGACCAATAATTAATGGTCGTTAAAGTCTCTTTTACAGAAGTACCTTCACCAATAGTGAGTTCAGGAAGATAAACAGTTGGTAAACTTTGTATTGCAACTATATCAGCAGTATAGCTTAGCATATTTACTGCCGGGAACAATAAACTAATAATTAACCCCAACAATAGTGTCAGCCTGTTTTGTTGAAAAAACGTTTGCTTCTTTAAGAATAGTATATAAACTAAAGAAAGGAGAGTAATACCAATAGAGGAGATAAATAGATAGCGTATCATAACTTATTCTTTTTTGTTTTTATCTGACTCTAAATCATTTAATAAATCTTCTAATTCATTGATATTGACATCTTCTTTTTTAGCAAAGAAGGATACCATGTTTTCAAAAGAACCACTAAAGAAACGCCCAACAAAGCTTTTTAAATACTGATGTGAGTATTGTTCTTTGCTTATCAAAGGATAATATTGATGTGACTTCCCAAAGGTTTCATGACCAACAAATTCCTTTTGCTCTAAAATTCTAATAATAGTAGAGATGGTATTGTAAGCAGGTTTTGGTTCTGGAAGTTCTGCTATAATCTCTTTTACAAAACCTTTATTTAGGTTCCATAAAACTTGCATTACTTGTTCTTCTGCAGTGGTTAACTTTTTCATATGATAGATGATGATTGAATGAAATAGTACTTAACTATTCGAATACATCTGCAATTATCAACTAAAAGTTTAGTTATCAAAATTTATCAACTAATATTTTAGTTAAAAAACTAAAAACTTAGTTGAAAACGCAACTCAACAAGATTAAAATAGGTTTAACATATTACGCAATATGAACTCAATGTTAAGAAAGTGAATATTATAAAATAATCCATTAACAGTCAATAAATCAACGATTTACACATGAAAACACTTTTATTGAGTCATATACATGATGTTAATCATCAAAAAATGATAAGTGTGATTCACACGCTTTACAAATGTTTTATCTATATTTGTTACATCAATGTTAACAAAGAGTGACATTGGAATGACGACAAACAAAAAAATACAACTATGAAAAAATTAAATATATTATCGGCTTTATTATTCACATTTGCTTTATTCTTAAATAGTGCTACTGCAGAAAATCATCCAGAAGATGACAAACCTTTATTCTCATATAAGCAGGCTAAAGTTATTAACTACGAGGAGGCTATGCGTTTAGTAGAGTATCCTGAGATAGGAAAAAATTTAGCAATCGAAGGTACTGTTAAAGTAAGAGTATATGTTAGTGCTGA includes the following:
- a CDS encoding BlaI/MecI/CopY family transcriptional regulator; protein product: MKKLTTAEEQVMQVLWNLNKGFVKEIIAELPEPKPAYNTISTIIRILEQKEFVGHETFGKSHQYYPLISKEQYSHQYLKSFVGRFFSGSFENMVSFFAKKEDVNINELEDLLNDLESDKNKKE
- a CDS encoding energy transducer TonB, translating into MKKLNILSALLFTFALFLNSATAENHPEDDKPLFSYKQAKVINYEEAMRLVEYPEIGKNLAIEGTVKVRVYVSAEGTVEKYTIMEGSDTRLASAVDNAVKSLEFEPTVVINNTTGDAEAVPSWVVIPFNFSLNF
- a CDS encoding M56 family metallopeptidase, which produces MIRYLFISSIGITLLSLVYILFLKKQTFFQQNRLTLLLGLIISLLFPAVNMLSYTADIVAIQSLPTVYLPELTIGEGTSVKETLTTINYWSILLWLYIGITSALLIRFIFSNIKLIRFISKSKWEKFEGNHLVFTEGKYPTFAYLKYIFWDNSKELNKKEQLLILRHEETHVKELHSIDIFAMELIKILFWFHPAIYIIDAALRTQHEYIADKKANEMTNDASYGQLMVRSLFEDLSLSVGHGFQFSTVKTRIKMLKQERSAQWKRAFSIVSLISILGSIVVLQSCVDNEVRAMNDQLKDVNVKTLYGFNIEDKTYWDTQGKIFSSNLEEGTSTITSDQLEPGNIETINVIKETSKMPVMFHGKVDGIIVMTFRDALKSPIISQIKSLPYTERDYDAEKEFASKMANVEQDKEEIFEVVENPAGAPNGMQAFYDKLGQNIKWPKELARTDVEGKVYVQFIVNKEGKAEDVKVVRGLHPSLDEVARAAVEKTVVDWHPATQRGQVVKQRLILPVHFKL
- a CDS encoding leucine-rich repeat domain-containing protein, which encodes MNIKLFLSLLFINYCSFIFAQESRKDIKHKQVEQIVAFKSKRLHKTLLKNSYHITSAQRIKERDEKRRKEKRIEVLSHCTTLSYQEHKIKFSATDLNQIPDKIVGLENLDTLVFTNHRLKQFPTDLKSIENIRYLNLSQNDFSDKRIKIKKFKNLEYLDLSDCGISQLPKGLRKLKKLKVLRIGNNPLINTKRIHKCKSIESLNLDRSSALIDPYSICRMKRLSNLSINEGFVDFIPKEIGQLQQLKVLLLASNNIAEIPESIGQLTQLENLILYRNKIQEIPKEVFSLKQLKELDIYHNQITEVDADIRQLQNLTKLYLSFNLLEDVPDELGELKNLQALYIHHNKLRGFINIKQLSKLRILDIYDNQLSDLPEGITQLDQLKELNISSNMIEKIPNQLIQLKQLEYLNIKNNPLDDDSNLNNTLTQLYNNGVYITK